The Festucalex cinctus isolate MCC-2025b chromosome 16, RoL_Fcin_1.0, whole genome shotgun sequence sequence acagttgggagttaactgtaaaactaaacacacaatgttaaaaattacatccactgtttaTTTaactacaaaacatgcttcgttcttaaaacatcgctagcctagcgctaacaggaagttataaaatgctaacaggaagttagcattgacTTCAGCCACACataaatcttgtgggaacacatacccacagatgaaATAGGGATAGGCTGATTATCGTCCAGGCCAATTATCGGtgccaatatttggcattttgacaaatatcggcaccggccTTATTACCAATCTGAACGCACGGGAACACAGTGGTGTTTTTTCAGTgactattattttagtttattcttatttcactttcttactgtttttattttgtcattgtcctttcaaattatattataaagttgattgaccttgtatacttcatgacatttttttttaaatggaattgtcattcaaagcagagagTATTAATAGCGAAAGTTTGTGCGTGAGTGTcacccattgaaaaggaattggggaaggggttcattttatgcattctatatattttaataaataatcggcagattaatcggtatttttttttctgccaaaaataggCAAAAtaggccttaaaaaaaatgcatatcggtcgggtCCCATTGTTTGTTACTATAAACATGGGGTTGCtaccaaaaataattcctgcaatatccatccatccatccattttcttgacagcttactcctcacaagggtcgcggggggtgctggcgcctatctcagctggctctgggcagtaggcgggggacaccctggaccggttgccaatcCTGCAATATCTAGTGACTCAATATCTAGTTATTCATTACAtaagaaaatgtcaaatatggTTGAAATTTTAGCACGAATCATAGAAGTTGATGCAGATGATTTGCTTTGACGGGCCACAAAAGAAAGTATTGTACTGAGGCCTGGAGTTTGGCACAgacatattgtttttatctgaCAAAAGCGATGACGCTGAGGGCCGTCCGACATGAGACGTTGGGTgactccgtccgtccgtctgtccgcaGGCTGGATGCATCACGCAGTGGAGCAGTTTGGCGGGCGTGGCACACGGGATTCCTTCCCTCTGGATGGACTCCACCGGGGCCCATGGGCTCCCGTGGGCGGCCGCGCTTGGCAGCCACCTGGCAGGTAGGGTTGCCATGCCGAcgcaaaacacaaaacagatTCTCTCATCGACTGCACACACGTGCACAACGTTTATTTCAAATTGGAACCAGGGTTGTtatgtttgggaatttttcatttgagttagtttttatattgttttgaatttttttttttttaatatattttttattttttataatttagttagttttcagggtggttttgttagtttttattaattttagttatttaaagggtcattctgccagtttcactctggaaaaggcacttcttaaatacaggatttaaacaaacaaactacttctcaaattacagatcagggcttgtcttcatttctggtggtgattttgtcctaaaccctcaACAAACCAAGCCTGTGTTTAGACCCCTTAAGCCagtcgcagagcggggggtggcgtgtcacaaacggggccgggcgaatttgccggctgcgtgacgtcactcccgcggcaatttgaaagcatgcacggattattattttttttcactcactcattcacacatgtaagcttctttgagtttttttttttttaaatgtgtattgcttgtccgcaatatttaaaaaacagcatgcaagcaacatcatctgaaggtggttttctattggctgctgcgaaatgacgtcacttgtgtgtgtgacactttcatTTGTCCTTATTCAGGTTCATATcgaaataaatcgacttcaaatcacatttaaaatcatccccaaaggctcatgcattcaattaccaaagacaaaaaaaggacatttttttctataattatagttggatttagttaattttcggttttattttatttcattaatgaaattgttttttttttattttagttcatttttttccttagttttagttaactaaaataaccttgattggaacatgatttatttttttttttttaaacttttgtgACGATTTGGTGCAAATGTCTCCGTTGATGTCTCATCCTGTCCATCAGGTGTTTGCCTGCAATGAACCAGCACCAGCTCCTTTCCCATCTACCTCCTGGTCCAATTCATGGACTCAACCAACCCAATAAATTCTTTCATAATGGGTACGCTCACGTAAAAGTAGCAAATGGACGCCACCGCGCAACACGagttgactgttttgtttttgttttcctttcccAGGCCCATGCGAGGAGGGGAGAAACTGGACCTCCCGCAGCCGATGTTGCCGGCGGGTCTGCCGAGGGAGCAGCTGAGGCCccttcctcatcatcatcatcatcatcctcttcaTCACCTGCACCCTCCCCCTCCTCATCGGGCATGGGAGCAACTCGGCCAGCTGCACGAAGACCACCATCCTCCTCCCCAAGGACATCCAGGAGGCGTGACTCTTCCCGAGCACACGCTCCGCCTCCACAATGGCGGCTACACGGGCGGCGGCGGGCCCCCCCCCAACCCGCATCTTCCCGCTGGTAGGCTGAGCCAGCCGCTAAAGGTGAGTTTTCATAATGCTGGCGTTGAATTgagtgttcatttcgtcaacgaaaacaaaacaaaaaatcatttggtcaacacatttttcaccagactataactagactaaaacaataagtgggactaaatcagtatgcattttcatcgacgAATGAAGAccagacgaaaatgtactttgcTTAATAAAAATTGGACTAacatttatggacattttagttcatcaacaaaaacgagatgctaatgatatgattttgtcaaatcttgtctctgctaatctgtcacgtctgtgacactgtcatgtggcACACAGTGACACGCCCACTTTCaaaacgataagggcaatatcttgatatcgtgatattaaaactgccgcaatatatcgtcgtcatcgtcgtcgtcatgtccacaatatttaaaagcagcacatctgttaaaaaaaatcaagttgattaccatttgtgcagttgtagcaccctctggttgctacttttttagtgcaattaaatttttcattagggatgttttggcccttctatgtttaaaatccatgctaatcgtcagatgatcgtcgtaatatgcttgtgaagcgagtcaatttgtggaagaactcaatgtgtgcgtgcattagcaagtaagttcctcactatttttatatatcttatatttatagatttttatatataatatttagaatatttttcattgctgttatatacaaaagcacaatattgttttgtttttgttttttagcatgagctctttttttttttttttttacaatatggtgacctttttttgtatcgccattctccttacaatatcgtgataattgtcgtattgtgagcttcatatcttgataatatcgtatcgtgatgtttagatatcgttacatccctagttataacATAACGTTAATCCAACTGCTGTAACGTTCCAGCAATGTTAatctgaccgctaactaatgctggctaacttaactaattgcatggagccatagttTATTGCGGGTTCATTTTTCACGGCATCGCTGtttcgtatgttttttttttttgtttttgttttttttaaacatactttttggtttgtttatttatttttgtctttgcgCGGCAATATCTCTCAAACCCTACGTCCGACTGGGGACATCCGCGGATTGGTCACGACGAGACCTTTtcaacggtgtctgtcccgtcgctgTACGACATTGCATtgcggagatagaaaatatatactgtgctgtataacaagtacattaaaaacacttttaatgaaaaaaagactgtaaattacaaaaacaaatggtgaaTGAAAAAGCTAAACTAAatatcataccaaaaaaaaaacaaaacatcataaatgaaaaaatatacactgtgctgtataacaaataaataaaaaacacgtacttttaatgaaaaaaaaattatgaatgaaaaagcattcataataaactaaaagcaTACCAAAACggaaaaacatataataaatgaaaaaatatatactgtgctgtacactgtaataaataaaaaaaacaaaacatattttttatggaaaagatgaatgtaaaagaaaaaaggaacatatgaatgaaaaagcatttataataaactaaaaagcaaaacagtaaaacataataaatggcaaaatatatactgtgctgtatactgtaataaataaaaaaacatgcttttaatggaaaaaaataatataaatggaaaaaggAACATATATTATGattgaaaaaataaactaaaaggcatacaaaaatgaaaacataaatgaaaaaaaatatatatactgtgctgtatactgtaataaataaaaaaaacatacttttaatggaaaaaaatgaatgtaaatggaaaaaggaacatatattatgaatgaaaagcaattataataaagtaaaaatcatacgaaaatggaaaaacataataaactaaaaatatatataaaattaactgtttttttttttatttgtatttttttttattttattttattttttgtttaacacagACTTCCATTAGATTTTGGAACGTAACCCccgcgataaatgagggaacactgtactgtaattgtttatcaagttgtttttcatccaaaaaaGATAAACATTTTACGTGAAATGGTTTTaaatccaaaatgttcaacataatctgctgaaaaaaaaaatccagacgtAAAATGATTGTCTTAACTAAaagtagactaaaatgttgacagtttttgttgactaaaactagacgaataaaatgacattttcttggactaaaataaagaccaaaatgctcgatttatagtcgactaaaatgaatgaaataaaaacgggaACGAGATATTGACTAatgataaaaactaaacaagcatgattgaaactgaactaaaactgagacgaaatttcaaaatggcggatgaaATGAACATGCGTTGAACTGAAATGTGAGTTTGTGTGCTGTTGTCGAATGTTTCCCCCCCGTCTGCTTTCTGTTAAGTTTGGGGGTCCTCAGGAGCACCACGCCTCCCGGGGGCCGCCACTGCTGGGAGACGACGTGTGGGCTCAGGTGCATCAGGTGAGCCACCGCCTCTCTAATTGGCCGCGACCGCGTTTCATCAGCCGCTGGCAAACCCGCCTGTCGCGCACTCTCGTTCAAACCGCCACTTGAAATGTCCTCTCGGCAGCAGAGGGGACACAccggcaagatggccgccagtcAGCTGAAGAGGCCGCGCCCTCCGCTCGGCGAGCACTCGGTCATCCAGCACACCCCCGCCGCGCCGTCCGCCGCACGCTCGCCCACGGATGAATGGCCCAGCCCGAGCAAGAGGAAAAAGAGTTCGGATCAGGTAAACATTTTCAAACCTTTTCAAAACCTTTTGCACGCTCACTCCAGTGTTATCATAGTTTTGGAGTTTTCAgttaagttaaatgaaaaagcagacgAGCTGAGCCGGCTCATTggactagtggtagagtgtccgccATGTAACTGGGAGACCATGGGTTCAATCCCTGCCCGGGTCATATCGAAAGACTGATAAATTTGGAACCCATTTGCCTCTTtacttgacactcagcattagcacactgacaatcagtggtactttattAATTGCAAGAAATTTTATTTGGTTATACTGTACATCAATTAATTAACAGGTGTTAAAATGAATATGTTAATTCGGTTAAAAGTAATAAATTAGTTTGGTCCAGTAACTAAATGTTCAGAAAATGTTTTggatcaaggcaaaaaaattaaagattGGTTCAAGTAAAGAATTATTCTTAacatcaacatgaaataatcAAATCATACAAAGTCACTCAATTTCTGTGAAGTCATATTTTGATGTGATATTTTAGTTTAAGCGGTGGTTATCATTTTTACATTGTATGAGGCATCAAATCATCCCCACAGGCTCAcatattaaatgaattaccagagaaaaaaacaaaggacattttcactataattatagttttagttttgtaaacataaaatgtagtttgttcgttttcattttgaaaaagcattttcatttttatttgatttttttttaacaaagtcgtgtttttattattattattattattattattattattattatttaaaggggtacttgactcatttaacaattttcagcagtaaaaagttcatattttgtctataattaatgtggtcactttatttttaatttacaattaatacctttacaaaatatatatatttttttttgcatgctgtcgactgatgatgacatcacctgtgctgaggaagtaggtaacggccaatcatggctcacctgttttctgggtgtcgtcagtaaactgagccatgattggtcgttatctacttcctcagcacaggtgatgtcatcatcagtcgacagcatgaaaaaaaaaaaaaaaaagactttttaaaggtagtaattgtaaattaaaattaaagtgaccacattaattatagacaaaatattaactttttactgctgaaaattgttcaatgagtcaagtatccctttatggTTTACTTAATTTGATGAGTTATCGCAAACAAAATTAAGCTTTGGTTCACTCAGCGTGATCATTTCTTCACCTGCGCAGGACTCGCATCCCGGTCAGCAACGCTTCCCTGGACCGGGCCAAGCTTTGCTATCTCAGGCCCACCACCCCAAAGCGGCCTTCTGGAACCCCCTTCAGAAGGACAACAATACCTGGCAGCCTCAGAGTTGCGATCGCAACAACGCGGAGTTCCAAGGCCGAATTGTAATTACTTATTGGTGCTATCATCACCTATCATCATCTACCTGAACATCACACTGAATGttaatatgaatatatatatattttttgtctcatCCAGGAGGCCCATAAACAAGCAGTAGGCAGCTACCCCCAAAAGACGCCAGCGGCCACGCCCTCCCCCTCGACCGTGTCGCCGCCTCTGAACTCGCCGTCTCCCACCTACAACCCCGGATGCGCGGCGCCCCCCCTGCAGAGGGACTGTTTCCAACCTCAGGCTGTCAACCAGCAGTCCCCCCACTCTCATTCCTATCGCAGCCCCGCTTCCAAACTGGTGcccgctcctcctcctcatccctgTCAGGCCACGGAGCCCCAGGGCCACAGAGGCCCTCTCGCCGGAGGAGCCCCCAGCCGAGGGGACCGAGATCAGCATCGGCACGCCCAGCCGTCACCAGCAAAACCGGCAGCCAGCAGCAGCAGTGTGCCTTACAGCCACTTTCAGCCTCACCCAGGACTGGGGCAGCGCGGcccggcgccgccgccgcctcccacCAGCGCCACCTCAGTACCTCAGCAGAGTGGGCCCTATGATGTGTGGAGGTACCCCAATAGGCCCAGCAGCCACCTGCTGGTGAGTTGTGGAGTTcacgaaaactaaaattcaaaaaactatttcgttaattaaataaaataaaaatgaaaatgctttttaaaaaacgaaaactaactgaaatgacattttatgtttacaaaacgaactaaaactataatgagagcaaaaatgtccttaattttcatctttggtaattaatttaatacatgatccTTTAgtcatgattttaaatgtgatttgaagtcgatttattttaatatgaaaccggaataaggacatttgaaagtgtgtcacacaggagtgacgtcatctcgcagcagccaatagaaaagcaccttcacatgacgtcgctcccatgctgtttattttaaatattgcgcaaaagtaatacacaattttttgaaaaaactcaaactaatgctgaaactaactaaaactaagcatttattaaataactaaaactaatacaaactaacagaaccaccctgaaaactaattaaaatagactacatttaaaaaacaaaactcaaaaggaaataaaaaacatctaaaatgaaaaattccacaactataataaccctgctaacGTGTCACGCGTGACAACAGGTGTCAACAGCACTGCTGCATGTGTGGAGGTGCAGGCAAAATCAGAGGCAACAGGAAGAACAAATATTTTCTCgcgtaagcatttttttaaattccagaaacaaaaatgattgGGACTTATCATCTAGCCAGTATTGCTATTTGTGAGCTTCTGTTCTCAAGGCTGACTTGGAGCCAGTTACAATAAGGAGTCATGCTATTACCTCTGAcaattcttttattttgaaattccagaaacaaaaataattaggtTGTATCGTCGAATCCAGTATTGCAATTTGCTTGTTTGAATGTTCTAAAGGTTGGCTTAGCgccaatcacaagaaggagtcatgccgtaTCTCTTACGAGTCGTTTTCAACTCTGCATTTGCACTGTAAATGTGACTTGTTTCCAATTTCCATCACTTCAAACTTCTTTTATCATCTGAGCTACCAAAATTGCaaaacttttttaaaatgaccgtcTCTATCGTTTTCACAAATGTTGCAAACAGTGCTACACAATCTGTTAGTGTGAGTGAACGTGCAATTTCGCGCCCACTTATTTGGGATTTGAGTCAATCGGGCCACAAGTGTTTGCTGATAATGATGTTGATGTCATCCCTCAGGATTCCGGCATCTCCAGACCTCTGGGACTGATACCTCATCACCAGCAGAGCCACAATCAGGGTCCAGACAGTCAGCGTCAACCTCACGTCATCTCCACCCGCACCCCTGTCATCACCTCCAACCCTTCCTCCTGCTCCCTCGGCGGCTCAGATGGCGGTTGCCAGGTGAACGGCGCCAACGTGAATCGGCAGAGGAGTCATGAGCCCCAAAACTCCGCCGGACGTCCCAATGGATGTCCCCCCGGCCCTCATCTGAATGCCAGACAGCCTCGCCATGAGATACGACCTCAAGAAAATGGACCCTCCAAGGTCAACACAGGGAAGACCTCCTTCTATCCTCAGGCTCAAGTGGCACAAGTTCCCGCGTGttcgccgccgccgtcgtcctCGTCTTTGTTCTCCTCAGGGTTCCTCAGGATTGGGGACGGCATCATTACGAGCGGAGCGCCGAAGCCTCCAATCCTCCAATTGCAGTCCTCCAGCCACCAGCAGGACTCCTCGCAGCCCTATCGTCAGCGACAGATCCATCCGGCCACCGTTTCGCACCCCCAGTCCATAGTGGAGGCGCTGGATAAGCTCGACGCGGAGCTCGAGGGCCATATGCGAGCtgaggagaggaggaggaggaaggagcgGGAGGAGGAAGAGCGGCGGCAGAGAAAGCTGGAGGCGAAGCAAAAGCACGAGgaggagatgaggaggaggGAGCAGGAGAAGAGGGATGAGGAGAGGAAGAGAGCGATGGAGAaacgggaggaggaggagcgtcGGCAGAGGAGAGAGTGGGAGCTGAGGGAACAAGAGAGAAAGAGGagggaggcggaggaggagaggaagaggagagagTGGGAAAGGCAAGAggaggagaggaagaggagagaaTGGGAAAGGCAagaggaggagaaaaagaggCGAGAAGAGGAGGAGCGcgagaagaaggaagaagaggagaaaaAGCGGAGGGAGTCGGAAGCGATGCGGCGAAAGGCTCGCGAGCAGACGGCCGCGGAGAGCCTAGAAAGACTCCTGTGCGGCCAAGCACCCCCGGTTGCGCCTCCGGGCCTCGCCTCCTCGCGGGCCTCGCCTCCCTACCCGTGGCTGAGCCGCGGCGGCGCTTCCGGTCCGGCGCCGGAAAGACTGCGGCCGCCTCCGCTCACACCACAGACGGACTACGCTCGCGAGAAGCAGAGGCAGCGGGAGATGCGGGGCGGTGGCGGCGGCTCTTCCCCTCCGACGCACAAAACTTCAGGGATGAACTCCGCCAACCCCGCCGCCAAACAGTCCAAAGACTCCATGCCGGTGCTCCGAGAGCCCCCCAAGCTCTATCAGGCCTTTCCCAGGGAGAACCCGCCGGCTCCGTCCGCGCCCGCCCCGCGTTCAGACGCGTCTCCGTTTGAGGAGGAGCCCTCGGAGTTGTCGGCGCTGCTCCCCGACGGCCTGGCCAACATCATGGCCATGTTGGACGAATCCAtccaaaaggaggaggaggagctgtaCGGTGAGGGTCTCCTCGACACGTTTGCGCCCCCAGTCGAGGGTTACCTCCGTGCGCCCGACCTCCTCCCGGCGCTTAAGCATCAGGAAGACTTTTTTGGAGCGGATCCCCAAAACAGCCCGCCTGTGCTCAGCCGCCAGGGCTCGCTGGCTTCACCTTGCAGCCGGACGTCTTCTCTTAacgaggaggtggaggaggaggaggaagaagatgacCTTCAAAGCTCACCGCGGAACACCGGAGCGGGAACGGGGAACAGCACCTACCGCCACAGCGACCTAGCCAAACTTTACGGTCTCCCCGAGCGGGCCAAGAgcgacgaggacgaggacgaggaggatTCGGAGGCGCCGTCGTGctccccgccccctcaaagacCCCACCTCCACCAAACCGGCGTCAACAGCACCTTCAAGTCGCTGACCGCGGCCCTGGAGAGCCAGAAGTACGCGTACCGAGGCGGACCTTTCGGGAGACCGCCGCCGTCGGCCCTGCTCGGCGTCAAATACTCCTCGTCGCTCTCGCTGGGTCCCGACATTTGCCGCCAGGGCTCGCCTGGCGTCCCTCCGCCGAAGTCCTCGCCGCCCCGCCCACTCGAGGACGAGGAGGTGAAGTCGGAGATCACAGAGGGAAGGAGCGTCGCGCCCAGCGTCACGCTTTACCAAACCGTCAAGGGGGAGGAGGAACGTCTGGCCGCCATAGCTGAGTCGCTGCCGCTGGCCGACGGCAGTGAGGTTGCGGCCTCTCGCGAGCCGGACCAACTGACGCCCGGCGCCGAAGCCGAGGACTGGCGCAAGGCAGAGAAAGTGAAGGAGCGTCGCGACAAGGAGCGCCGCAAGGACAGAGAGAGGGAGaaagagaggaagaggaagcaCCACCACAAGCAGGAAGACACAAAAGAGAGGAAGAAGCATCGAGACAAGAGGGAAGACACGctctcgtcgtcgtcatcgtcatcgtccgGCAGCAGCCACAGGCGGCGCCGCAAGGAGGGCAAGAGCCACAAGGACAAGAAGGAGCGGCGGATCCTGTGCGACCTCAACCTGCAGAGCAAGGACGGGAAGAGCCGCGGCGGTCAAAAGAAACGCGGGAGCTCCGGCGACGAGGGCGAGTGCGAGCGCGCCGAGTGGCGGCCGAAGACGAGCGGCGGCGAGTCGTCAGGCCCGTCGCTGGACCTGCTGAAGCTGAAGGCGCTGTCGGACGGGCCCCCCAAGGAGCTGAAGATCCGACTGATCAAGGTGGAGAGCGGCGACCGCGAAACCTTCGTCGCCTCCGAGGTGGAGGACAAGAGGATTCCCCTGGGCGAGATCAGCATCAAGAACACGGCAGCGGAAATCATCCGATCTTGCAAGTGAGTAAGGGAGACCGGGGCCAGTTTGgatcacattgcaattttcttcacCACAAGAGGGCACAACGAAAATGTAAATGGTCAGGGGTTGTCTACAGGCTaggctagtgttaattttgtcaacgaaaactaaacaaaaattattttgtcaacacacatttttcacccgactagactagactagactaaaatcttcattaataaacaataactgggactaattcagtctgcatttttgtcgactaatgaagacgagatgaacatgtacttcacttcataaaaactggactaagatctatggacattttagttcatgaacaaaaacgagacaaaaattggatgattttg is a genomic window containing:
- the kdm6ba gene encoding uncharacterized protein kdm6ba isoform X2, whose protein sequence is MHHAVEQFGGRGTRDSFPLDGLHRGPWAPVGGRAWQPPGRCLPAMNQHQLLSHLPPGPIHGLNQPNKFFHNGPMRGGEKLDLPQPMLPAGLPREQLRPLPHHHHHHPLHHLHPPPPHRAWEQLGQLHEDHHPPPQGHPGGVTLPEHTLRLHNGGYTGGGGPPPNPHLPAGRLSQPLKFGGPQEHHASRGPPLLGDDVWAQVHQRGHTGKMAASQLKRPRPPLGEHSVIQHTPAAPSAARSPTDEWPSPSKRKKSSDQDSHPGQQRFPGPGQALLSQAHHPKAAFWNPLQKDNNTWQPQSCDRNNAEFQGRIEAHKQAVGSYPQKTPAATPSPSTVSPPLNSPSPTYNPGCAAPPLQRDCFQPQAVNQQSPHSHSYRSPASKLVPAPPPHPCQATEPQGHRGPLAGGAPSRGDRDQHRHAQPSPAKPAASSSSVPYSHFQPHPGLGQRGPAPPPPPTSATSVPQQSGPYDVWRYPNRPSSHLLDSGISRPLGLIPHHQQSHNQGPDSQRQPHVISTRTPVITSNPSSCSLGGSDGGCQVNGANVNRQRSHEPQNSAGRPNGCPPGPHLNARQPRHEIRPQENGPSKVNTGKTSFYPQAQVAQVPACSPPPSSSSLFSSGFLRIGDGIITSGAPKPPILQLQSSSHQQDSSQPYRQRQIHPATVSHPQSIVEALDKLDAELEGHMRAEERRRRKEREEEERRQRKLEAKQKHEEEMRRREQEKRDEERKRAMEKREEEERRQRREWELREQERKRREAEEERKRREWERQEEERKRREWERQEEEKKRREEEEREKKEEEEKKRRESEAMRRKAREQTAAESLERLLCGQAPPVAPPGLASSRASPPYPWLSRGGASGPAPERLRPPPLTPQTDYAREKQRQREMRGGGGGSSPPTHKTSGMNSANPAAKQSKDSMPVLREPPKLYQAFPRENPPAPSAPAPRSDASPFEEEPSELSALLPDGLANIMAMLDESIQKEEEELYGEGLLDTFAPPVEGYLRAPDLLPALKHQEDFFGADPQNSPPVLSRQGSLASPCSRTSSLNEEVEEEEEEDDLQSSPRNTGAGTGNSTYRHSDLAKLYGLPERAKSDEDEDEEDSEAPSCSPPPQRPHLHQTGVNSTFKSLTAALESQKYAYRGGPFGRPPPSALLGVKYSSSLSLGPDICRQGSPGVPPPKSSPPRPLEDEEVKSEITEGRSVAPSVTLYQTVKGEEERLAAIAESLPLADGSEVAASREPDQLTPGAEAEDWRKAEKVKERRDKERRKDREREKERKRKHHHKQEDTKERKKHRDKREDTLSSSSSSSSGSSHRRRRKEGKSHKDKKERRILCDLNLQSKDGKSRGGQKKRGSSGDEGECERAEWRPKTSGGESSGPSLDLLKLKALSDGPPKELKIRLIKVESGDRETFVASEVEDKRIPLGEISIKNTAAEIIRSCKGARVNGKFRESFLLPAFSVKPIMTSEEPIPREKLNPPTPSIYLESKRDAFSPVLLQFCTDPKNPVTVIRGLAGSLRINLGLFSTKSLVEANAEQAVEVRTQVQQPADENWDPSGTGQTWPCESSRSHTTIAKYAQYQASSFQESLQEEKGSDEEDEDEEEEDDDVEEDDKKSSSNSETLNKDNNAKESISGEQKSVGKIIKFGTNIDLSDPKRWKAQLQELQKLPAFMRVASSGNMLSHVGHTILGMNTVQLYMKVPGSRTPGHQENNNFCSVNINIGPGDCEWFSVHENNWQAINDFCEKHGVDYLTGSWWPVLEDLYKANIPVYRFIQRPGDLVWINAGTVHWVQAVGWCNNIAWNVGPLNAYQYQLALERFEWNEVKKVKSIVPMIHVSWNVARTLKITDPDTYKMIRHCLLQSMKRIQILRDQLVAQGKKISYQGRVKDEPAYYCNECDVEVFNLLFVTSESSSRKTYVVHCEDCARERTPNLNNVVVLEQYSMEELTGTYDSFSLAFSSASCSSSTSTSSLSSLSSSSR
- the kdm6ba gene encoding uncharacterized protein kdm6ba isoform X1; translated protein: MHHAVEQFGGRGTRDSFPLDGLHRGPWAPVGGRAWQPPGRCLPAMNQHQLLSHLPPGPIHGLNQPNKFFHNGPMRGGEKLDLPQPMLPAGLPREQLRPLPHHHHHHPLHHLHPPPPHRAWEQLGQLHEDHHPPPQGHPGGVTLPEHTLRLHNGGYTGGGGPPPNPHLPAGRLSQPLKFGGPQEHHASRGPPLLGDDVWAQVHQQRGHTGKMAASQLKRPRPPLGEHSVIQHTPAAPSAARSPTDEWPSPSKRKKSSDQDSHPGQQRFPGPGQALLSQAHHPKAAFWNPLQKDNNTWQPQSCDRNNAEFQGRIEAHKQAVGSYPQKTPAATPSPSTVSPPLNSPSPTYNPGCAAPPLQRDCFQPQAVNQQSPHSHSYRSPASKLVPAPPPHPCQATEPQGHRGPLAGGAPSRGDRDQHRHAQPSPAKPAASSSSVPYSHFQPHPGLGQRGPAPPPPPTSATSVPQQSGPYDVWRYPNRPSSHLLDSGISRPLGLIPHHQQSHNQGPDSQRQPHVISTRTPVITSNPSSCSLGGSDGGCQVNGANVNRQRSHEPQNSAGRPNGCPPGPHLNARQPRHEIRPQENGPSKVNTGKTSFYPQAQVAQVPACSPPPSSSSLFSSGFLRIGDGIITSGAPKPPILQLQSSSHQQDSSQPYRQRQIHPATVSHPQSIVEALDKLDAELEGHMRAEERRRRKEREEEERRQRKLEAKQKHEEEMRRREQEKRDEERKRAMEKREEEERRQRREWELREQERKRREAEEERKRREWERQEEERKRREWERQEEEKKRREEEEREKKEEEEKKRRESEAMRRKAREQTAAESLERLLCGQAPPVAPPGLASSRASPPYPWLSRGGASGPAPERLRPPPLTPQTDYAREKQRQREMRGGGGGSSPPTHKTSGMNSANPAAKQSKDSMPVLREPPKLYQAFPRENPPAPSAPAPRSDASPFEEEPSELSALLPDGLANIMAMLDESIQKEEEELYGEGLLDTFAPPVEGYLRAPDLLPALKHQEDFFGADPQNSPPVLSRQGSLASPCSRTSSLNEEVEEEEEEDDLQSSPRNTGAGTGNSTYRHSDLAKLYGLPERAKSDEDEDEEDSEAPSCSPPPQRPHLHQTGVNSTFKSLTAALESQKYAYRGGPFGRPPPSALLGVKYSSSLSLGPDICRQGSPGVPPPKSSPPRPLEDEEVKSEITEGRSVAPSVTLYQTVKGEEERLAAIAESLPLADGSEVAASREPDQLTPGAEAEDWRKAEKVKERRDKERRKDREREKERKRKHHHKQEDTKERKKHRDKREDTLSSSSSSSSGSSHRRRRKEGKSHKDKKERRILCDLNLQSKDGKSRGGQKKRGSSGDEGECERAEWRPKTSGGESSGPSLDLLKLKALSDGPPKELKIRLIKVESGDRETFVASEVEDKRIPLGEISIKNTAAEIIRSCKGARVNGKFRESFLLPAFSVKPIMTSEEPIPREKLNPPTPSIYLESKRDAFSPVLLQFCTDPKNPVTVIRGLAGSLRINLGLFSTKSLVEANAEQAVEVRTQVQQPADENWDPSGTGQTWPCESSRSHTTIAKYAQYQASSFQESLQEEKGSDEEDEDEEEEDDDVEEDDKKSSSNSETLNKDNNAKESISGEQKSVGKIIKFGTNIDLSDPKRWKAQLQELQKLPAFMRVASSGNMLSHVGHTILGMNTVQLYMKVPGSRTPGHQENNNFCSVNINIGPGDCEWFSVHENNWQAINDFCEKHGVDYLTGSWWPVLEDLYKANIPVYRFIQRPGDLVWINAGTVHWVQAVGWCNNIAWNVGPLNAYQYQLALERFEWNEVKKVKSIVPMIHVSWNVARTLKITDPDTYKMIRHCLLQSMKRIQILRDQLVAQGKKISYQGRVKDEPAYYCNECDVEVFNLLFVTSESSSRKTYVVHCEDCARERTPNLNNVVVLEQYSMEELTGTYDSFSLAFSSASCSSSTSTSSLSSLSSSSR